The window ACCGGACCCCGATCCGGTCGCAAAGACCCGCGTCTTCTTGGCCGATCGCGGTGGCCCGCTCTCCGATCGCTCCGCGCGCCGCCTGGTCGAACGCGCCGCCAAAGAGGGCGCCGTCGGCCAGCACGTCCACCCCCATCGCCTCCGCCACGGATTTGCCACCCACCTCCTCGATCGGGGATTGGACCTCCGCCACATCCAGGAGCTGCTCGGTCACGCGTCGATCAGCACCACCCAGGTCTACACCCACGTCTCTGTCGACCAGCTCCAGCGCGTGCACACGCTCGCTCACCCCCGCGCCAAAGCGCCCCCAAAAAAATCGCAGGATTCCAAATGAAAGTCGAAATGCACGGCACGACCATTCTCGCCGTGCGGAAAAATGGCAAAGTCGTCGTCGCCGGTGATGGTCAGGTCACCCTCGGCAACACGGTGATGAAGGGCACCGCGCGCAAGGTCCGCGCCATCACGGTCGGCTCGCACAAGGTCGTCATCGGCTTTGCCGGTTCGACCGCCGATGCCTTCACCCTCTTCGAGC is drawn from Candidatus Hydrogenedentota bacterium and contains these coding sequences:
- a CDS encoding tyrosine-type recombinase/integrase; protein product: PDPDPVAKTRVFLADRGGPLSDRSARRLVERAAKEGAVGQHVHPHRLRHGFATHLLDRGLDLRHIQELLGHASISTTQVYTHVSVDQLQRVHTLAHPRAKAPPKKSQDSK
- a CDS encoding HslU--HslV peptidase proteolytic subunit, whose product is MKVEMHGTTILAVRKNGKVVVAGDGQVTLGNTVMKGTARKVRAITVGSHKVVIGFAGSTADAFTLFE